The following are encoded in a window of Castanea sativa cultivar Marrone di Chiusa Pesio chromosome 9, ASM4071231v1 genomic DNA:
- the LOC142611232 gene encoding carboxyl-terminal-processing peptidase 3, chloroplastic isoform X2, whose translation MAMEALRPNMDLKPTHFTCTPTISTEFLRPTSLSLRSHRFSSLIINHQRSKRWSKLSCMLRHKSDPSISEEQQLIKSIGKGLFGFAVAAAALLSVCYDSPAFSESLTVAFPVSRAREVNTVQRTLVEAWGLIRETFIDPTFNHQDWDSKLQQTMVEMFPLRSSDAAYNKISAMLSTLGDPFTRIISPKEYQSFRIGSDGNLQGVGLFINSEPRTGHLVILSCVDGSPAARAGIHEGDELIEINGERLDGVDSEAAAQKLRGRAGTIVTVKVHSSKDLGSDSSIREVKIPREYIKLSPISSAIIPHRTADGHLTKTGYVKLSAFSQTAAADMENAIQEMESQDVHAYILDLRNNPGGLVKAGLDVAQIWLDGDETLVNTIDRDGNMSPISMVNGHAITNDPLVVLVNEGSASASEILAGALHDNGRAILVGHKTFGKGKIQNYVP comes from the exons ATGGCAATGGAGGCTCTACGACCAAACATGGATCTCAAACCAACCCACTTCACATGCACACCAACAATCTCAACCGAGTTCCTAAGACCCACTTCACTCTCGCTCCGTTCTCATCGATTTTCATCCTTAATAATAAATCATCAAAGAAGCAAGAGGTGGAGTAAGTTGAGCTGCATGTTAAGGCACAAATCAGACCCATCAATATCTGAGGAGCAACAACTGATCAAATCAATTGGAAAGGGCCTGTTTGGGTTTGCCGTTGCAGCAGCTGCTTTACTATCAGTCTGTTATGATTCCCCTGCTTTCTCTGAGTCTCTCACTGTCGCTTTTCCTGTTTCACGGGCTCGAGAG GTGAATACAGTTCAAAGAACTCTTGTGGAGGCTTGGGGTTTGATTCGAGAAACATTCATAGACCCAACATTTAATCATCAAG aTTGGGATTCAAAGTTGCAACAAACAATGGTGGAAATGTTTCCCCTGAGGTCATCCGATGCGGCGTATAACAAAATCAGTGCAATGCTCTCTACTCTTGGAGATCCATTTACTAGGATTATCAGTCCTAAG GAATATCAAAGTTTCAGAATTGGAAGCGATGGAAATTTGCAAGGAGTCGGCCTTTTCATAAATTCTGAACCAAGAACGGGCCATTTG GTTATTTTGTCTTGTGTAGACGGTAGCCCAGCTGCTCGTGCTGGCATACATGAAGGAGATGAGTTGATTGAGATTAATG GGGAGAGGCTTGATGGTGTTGATAGTGAAGCAGCTGCACAGAAGCTTAGAGGGCGTGCTGGAACAATTGTTACTGTAAAAGTCCACAGT AGCAAGGATTTGGGAAGTGATTCTAGTATCAGAGAG GTCAAAATACCTCGGGAGTACATTAAGCTTTCTCCCATATCCAGTGCCATCATCCCTCATAGAACAGCAGATGGCCATCTGACAAAAACTGGTTACGTGAAGCTGTCAGCTTTCTCTCAG ACTGCCGCTGCTGATATGGAGAATGCAATTCAAGAAATGGAAAGTCAGGATGTTCATGCATATATACTTGATCTGCGGAACAATCCT GGAGGCCTGGTAAAAGCAGGGCTTGATGTTGCTCAAATTTGGCTAGATGGGGATGAGACTCTTGTGAACACAATTGATCGGGATGGGAATATGTCACCCATCAGCATGGTCAATGGGCATGCTATAACTAATGATCCTCTTGTTGTGCTT GTCAATGAGGGAAGTGCAAGCGCAAGTGAGATTTTGGCAGGGGCACTACATGACAATGGCAGGGCTATTCTTGTTGGGCACAAAACCTTTGGTAAAGGAAAAATTCAG AATTATGTTCCCTAG
- the LOC142611232 gene encoding carboxyl-terminal-processing peptidase 3, chloroplastic isoform X3 translates to MVEMFPLRSSDAAYNKISAMLSTLGDPFTRIISPKEYQSFRIGSDGNLQGVGLFINSEPRTGHLVILSCVDGSPAARAGIHEGDELIEINGERLDGVDSEAAAQKLRGRAGTIVTVKVHSSKDLGSDSSIREVKIPREYIKLSPISSAIIPHRTADGHLTKTGYVKLSAFSQTAAADMENAIQEMESQDVHAYILDLRNNPGGLVKAGLDVAQIWLDGDETLVNTIDRDGNMSPISMVNGHAITNDPLVVLVNEGSASASEILAGALHDNGRAILVGHKTFGKGKIQSVTELHDGSALFVTVAKYLSPALHDIDQVGITPDVQCTTDMLNSPKDSLLKDKSSISSLETDSCIMVAEHELDIQQSKGTAT, encoded by the exons ATGGTGGAAATGTTTCCCCTGAGGTCATCCGATGCGGCGTATAACAAAATCAGTGCAATGCTCTCTACTCTTGGAGATCCATTTACTAGGATTATCAGTCCTAAG GAATATCAAAGTTTCAGAATTGGAAGCGATGGAAATTTGCAAGGAGTCGGCCTTTTCATAAATTCTGAACCAAGAACGGGCCATTTG GTTATTTTGTCTTGTGTAGACGGTAGCCCAGCTGCTCGTGCTGGCATACATGAAGGAGATGAGTTGATTGAGATTAATG GGGAGAGGCTTGATGGTGTTGATAGTGAAGCAGCTGCACAGAAGCTTAGAGGGCGTGCTGGAACAATTGTTACTGTAAAAGTCCACAGT AGCAAGGATTTGGGAAGTGATTCTAGTATCAGAGAG GTCAAAATACCTCGGGAGTACATTAAGCTTTCTCCCATATCCAGTGCCATCATCCCTCATAGAACAGCAGATGGCCATCTGACAAAAACTGGTTACGTGAAGCTGTCAGCTTTCTCTCAG ACTGCCGCTGCTGATATGGAGAATGCAATTCAAGAAATGGAAAGTCAGGATGTTCATGCATATATACTTGATCTGCGGAACAATCCT GGAGGCCTGGTAAAAGCAGGGCTTGATGTTGCTCAAATTTGGCTAGATGGGGATGAGACTCTTGTGAACACAATTGATCGGGATGGGAATATGTCACCCATCAGCATGGTCAATGGGCATGCTATAACTAATGATCCTCTTGTTGTGCTT GTCAATGAGGGAAGTGCAAGCGCAAGTGAGATTTTGGCAGGGGCACTACATGACAATGGCAGGGCTATTCTTGTTGGGCACAAAACCTTTGGTAAAGGAAAAATTCAG AGTGTGACAGAGCTCCATGATGGGTCAGCTCTGTTTGTAACAGTTGCGAAGTATCTGTCTCCTGCTCTACATGACATAGATCAGGTTGGCATAACACCCGATGTGCAGTGCACAACAGACATGCTAAATTCTCCTAAGGATTCGTTGTTAAAGGACAAAAGCTCTATTTCATCACTGGAAACTGATTCCTGTATCATGGTTGCTGAGCATGAGCTGGACATTCAACAGTCCAAAGGGACTGCCACTTGA
- the LOC142611232 gene encoding carboxyl-terminal-processing peptidase 3, chloroplastic isoform X1 has protein sequence MAMEALRPNMDLKPTHFTCTPTISTEFLRPTSLSLRSHRFSSLIINHQRSKRWSKLSCMLRHKSDPSISEEQQLIKSIGKGLFGFAVAAAALLSVCYDSPAFSESLTVAFPVSRAREVNTVQRTLVEAWGLIRETFIDPTFNHQDWDSKLQQTMVEMFPLRSSDAAYNKISAMLSTLGDPFTRIISPKEYQSFRIGSDGNLQGVGLFINSEPRTGHLVILSCVDGSPAARAGIHEGDELIEINGERLDGVDSEAAAQKLRGRAGTIVTVKVHSSKDLGSDSSIREVKIPREYIKLSPISSAIIPHRTADGHLTKTGYVKLSAFSQTAAADMENAIQEMESQDVHAYILDLRNNPGGLVKAGLDVAQIWLDGDETLVNTIDRDGNMSPISMVNGHAITNDPLVVLVNEGSASASEILAGALHDNGRAILVGHKTFGKGKIQSVTELHDGSALFVTVAKYLSPALHDIDQVGITPDVQCTTDMLNSPKDSLLKDKSSISSLETDSCIMVAEHELDIQQSKGTAT, from the exons ATGGCAATGGAGGCTCTACGACCAAACATGGATCTCAAACCAACCCACTTCACATGCACACCAACAATCTCAACCGAGTTCCTAAGACCCACTTCACTCTCGCTCCGTTCTCATCGATTTTCATCCTTAATAATAAATCATCAAAGAAGCAAGAGGTGGAGTAAGTTGAGCTGCATGTTAAGGCACAAATCAGACCCATCAATATCTGAGGAGCAACAACTGATCAAATCAATTGGAAAGGGCCTGTTTGGGTTTGCCGTTGCAGCAGCTGCTTTACTATCAGTCTGTTATGATTCCCCTGCTTTCTCTGAGTCTCTCACTGTCGCTTTTCCTGTTTCACGGGCTCGAGAG GTGAATACAGTTCAAAGAACTCTTGTGGAGGCTTGGGGTTTGATTCGAGAAACATTCATAGACCCAACATTTAATCATCAAG aTTGGGATTCAAAGTTGCAACAAACAATGGTGGAAATGTTTCCCCTGAGGTCATCCGATGCGGCGTATAACAAAATCAGTGCAATGCTCTCTACTCTTGGAGATCCATTTACTAGGATTATCAGTCCTAAG GAATATCAAAGTTTCAGAATTGGAAGCGATGGAAATTTGCAAGGAGTCGGCCTTTTCATAAATTCTGAACCAAGAACGGGCCATTTG GTTATTTTGTCTTGTGTAGACGGTAGCCCAGCTGCTCGTGCTGGCATACATGAAGGAGATGAGTTGATTGAGATTAATG GGGAGAGGCTTGATGGTGTTGATAGTGAAGCAGCTGCACAGAAGCTTAGAGGGCGTGCTGGAACAATTGTTACTGTAAAAGTCCACAGT AGCAAGGATTTGGGAAGTGATTCTAGTATCAGAGAG GTCAAAATACCTCGGGAGTACATTAAGCTTTCTCCCATATCCAGTGCCATCATCCCTCATAGAACAGCAGATGGCCATCTGACAAAAACTGGTTACGTGAAGCTGTCAGCTTTCTCTCAG ACTGCCGCTGCTGATATGGAGAATGCAATTCAAGAAATGGAAAGTCAGGATGTTCATGCATATATACTTGATCTGCGGAACAATCCT GGAGGCCTGGTAAAAGCAGGGCTTGATGTTGCTCAAATTTGGCTAGATGGGGATGAGACTCTTGTGAACACAATTGATCGGGATGGGAATATGTCACCCATCAGCATGGTCAATGGGCATGCTATAACTAATGATCCTCTTGTTGTGCTT GTCAATGAGGGAAGTGCAAGCGCAAGTGAGATTTTGGCAGGGGCACTACATGACAATGGCAGGGCTATTCTTGTTGGGCACAAAACCTTTGGTAAAGGAAAAATTCAG AGTGTGACAGAGCTCCATGATGGGTCAGCTCTGTTTGTAACAGTTGCGAAGTATCTGTCTCCTGCTCTACATGACATAGATCAGGTTGGCATAACACCCGATGTGCAGTGCACAACAGACATGCTAAATTCTCCTAAGGATTCGTTGTTAAAGGACAAAAGCTCTATTTCATCACTGGAAACTGATTCCTGTATCATGGTTGCTGAGCATGAGCTGGACATTCAACAGTCCAAAGGGACTGCCACTTGA
- the LOC142609005 gene encoding uncharacterized protein LOC142609005, whose protein sequence is MGVLETKQYEKYLGFPSLVGRNKKASFNYIKENVGKKIQRWKEKILSQAGREVLIKAMVQAIPPYTMSCFKLLISLCKKLKVSLESFSGGKRASHSTSSSYAWHSILKGHDVLLKGAKWRVRCGESIGVWNYACLPSLKQLRILSTPIDDFEETRVCEFIDPVSKQ, encoded by the exons ATGGGTGTTCTGGAAACCAAGCAATATGAAAAATATCTAGGATTTCCATCTCTTGTGGgaagaaacaagaaagcaagTTTCAATTACATAAAGGAAAATGTGGGGAAGAAGATCCAACGTTGGAAGGAAAAGATATTGTCTCAAGCTGGAAGAGAAGTATTAATTAAGGCCATGGTCCAAGCCATCCCACCATATACTATGAGTTGCTTTAAACTTCTGATAAGTCTATGCAAGAAATTGAAAGTCTCATTAGAAAGTTTTAGTGGGGGCAAAAGG GCTTCGCATTCCACTTCTAGCTCCTATGCTTGGCATAGTATTTTGAAGGGTCATGATGTTCTTTTAAAAGGAGCTAAGTGGAGAGTAAGGTGTGGTGAATCGATTGGGGTATGGAATTATGCTTGCTTACCATCTCTTAAGCAGCTACGAATATTATCAACTCCTATTGATGATTTTGAAGAAACAAGGGTGTGTGAGTTCATAGATCCAGTGTCTAAGCAATGA
- the LOC142609006 gene encoding uncharacterized protein LOC142609006, producing the protein MLKVNFDGATFRDIGRVGIGVVIRDSAGQAIASLSEQVHLPHSFDIVKALAIARAISFALELGFSSFILEGDSEAVIKSLTTEDVSPFGHILALAKGNTNSSSGISFSYIHKLGNSIAHNLTKHARHTNTNKVQEAVGMKFEESRAAAEEELKESDEVISLVKIRLGTQIIIIF; encoded by the exons ATGCTTAAGGTAAATTTTGATGGGGCAACTTTTAGAGATATTGGAAGGGTAGGCATAGGTGTTGTTATTCGTGACTCTGCTGGACAAGCAATTGCCTCACTCTCCGAGCAGGTTCACCTCCCACACTCATTTGATATTGTTAAAGCCTTGGCTATAGCAAGAGCAATTTCCTTTGCACTTGAACTGGGTTTCTCTAGTTTTATCCTTGAAGGTGATTCAGAAGCTGTAATAAAAAGCCTTACGACTGAAGATGTTTCCCCTTTTGGTCACATTCTAGCATTGGCCAAAGGAAACACAAATTCCAGCTCCGGTATTTCTTTCTCTTACATTCACAAGCTTGGTAATTCTATTGCTCACAACCTAACTAAACATGCTAGACAT ACAAATACCAATAAGGTGCAAGAAGCTGTGGGTATGAAGTTTGAGGAATCTCGGGCTGCTGCAGAAGAGGAATTGAAGGAGTCCGATGAGGTTATAAGCCTTGTCAAGATTCGGTTGGGcacacaaataataataatattttga